A genomic region of Magnolia sinica isolate HGM2019 chromosome 6, MsV1, whole genome shotgun sequence contains the following coding sequences:
- the LOC131248035 gene encoding RING-H2 finger protein ATL52-like isoform X1 produces the protein MQKFRSQASGIESQYMFQTWVPYEINKDCSQGFCTPYCPQWCYIVFPPPPPFGFPSEEDSHANFSPLVIAIIGILASAFLLIIYYTLISKYCVNFDWLRRRSQSNPVEEFDEIENPPQHYEPWHIMTVGLEETIIKSITICKYKKGDGLIEGTDCSVCLNEFQEDERLKLLPKCSHAFHLHCIDTWLKSHSNCPLCRASIVSTSPPPPQFPPPVPESLPDNGPLTESRHSNDMVVAVEDLHRGGEELSLSEGAISKTPLRALSDLGCLEKRDAIIEIGDEEILQIRRSFSMDSLNQGHVSIGDLLRTNAEDGFQAKDPPFPAHLRQLKRLWGEHIKFNYRRRVLHSVMTPLAMKRSYSSGRLLFNWHGRGRVAAIPI, from the exons ATGCAGAAATTCAGGAGTCAAGCATCCGGCATCGAATCCCAATACATGTTTCAG ACATGGGTACCTTATGAAATTAACAAGGACTGCTCGCAAGGCTTTTGTACTCCATATTGCCCCCAATGGTGCTACATCGTCTTCCCTCCTCCCCCGCCATTTGGATTCCCGAGCGAAGAAGATTCCCATGCAAATTTCTCTCCTCTCGTGATCGCCATCATCGGAATTTTGGCAAGTGCCTTCCTTCTCATCATCTACTATACGCTCATTTCCAAGTATTGCGTGAATTTCGACTGGCTGAGGAGGAGATCGCAAAGCAACCCAGTTGAAGAATTCGATGAGATTGAAAACCCTCCACAGCACTACGAGCCGTGGCATATCATGACGGTTGGCCTAGAAGAGACCATTATCAAGTCCATCACCATTTGTAAATACAAGAAGGGAGATGGGTTGATTGAGGGGACAGATTGTTCGGTGTGTCTGAACGAGTTTCAAGAAGACGAGCGGCTGAAGCTTCTACCCAAGTGTAGCCATGCTTTCCACCTCCACTGCATCGATACATGGTTGAAATCTCACTCGAATTGCCCTCTGTGTCGTGCGAGTATTGTCTCTACCAGTCCTCCGCCGCCTCAATTTCCACCGCCGGTGCCAGAAAGCCTTCCCGATAATGGGCCTCTGACAGAAAGCCGGCACAGCAATGACATGGTTGTGGCTGTCGAAGATTTACATAGGGGTGGAGAAGAGCTTAGCTTGTCAGAAGGTGCAATCTCAAAGACCCCTCTCCGAGCTCTCAGCGATTTGGGATGCTTGGAAAAGAGAGACGCCATaattgagattggagatgaggaAATTCTACAGATTAGGAGATCATTTTCAATGGACTCACTGAATCAAGGTCACGTTTCCATCGGTGACCTGTTACGCACAAACGCGGAGGACGGTTTTCAGGCAAAGGATCCGCCATTTCCCGCTCATCTCCGACAGTTGAAACGGTTATGGGGAGAACACATCAAGTTTAATTATAGAAGAAGGGTGTTGCATTCAGTCATGACTCCCCTTGCAATGAAAAGATCCTACTCAAGTGGGAGGCTTTTGTTCAATTGGCATGGAAGAGGAAGGGTTGCAGCCATTCCCATATGA
- the LOC131248035 gene encoding RING-H2 finger protein ATL52-like isoform X2, with protein sequence MASFDNRQTWVPYEINKDCSQGFCTPYCPQWCYIVFPPPPPFGFPSEEDSHANFSPLVIAIIGILASAFLLIIYYTLISKYCVNFDWLRRRSQSNPVEEFDEIENPPQHYEPWHIMTVGLEETIIKSITICKYKKGDGLIEGTDCSVCLNEFQEDERLKLLPKCSHAFHLHCIDTWLKSHSNCPLCRASIVSTSPPPPQFPPPVPESLPDNGPLTESRHSNDMVVAVEDLHRGGEELSLSEGAISKTPLRALSDLGCLEKRDAIIEIGDEEILQIRRSFSMDSLNQGHVSIGDLLRTNAEDGFQAKDPPFPAHLRQLKRLWGEHIKFNYRRRVLHSVMTPLAMKRSYSSGRLLFNWHGRGRVAAIPI encoded by the coding sequence ATGGCTTCCTTTGATAACCGACAGACATGGGTACCTTATGAAATTAACAAGGACTGCTCGCAAGGCTTTTGTACTCCATATTGCCCCCAATGGTGCTACATCGTCTTCCCTCCTCCCCCGCCATTTGGATTCCCGAGCGAAGAAGATTCCCATGCAAATTTCTCTCCTCTCGTGATCGCCATCATCGGAATTTTGGCAAGTGCCTTCCTTCTCATCATCTACTATACGCTCATTTCCAAGTATTGCGTGAATTTCGACTGGCTGAGGAGGAGATCGCAAAGCAACCCAGTTGAAGAATTCGATGAGATTGAAAACCCTCCACAGCACTACGAGCCGTGGCATATCATGACGGTTGGCCTAGAAGAGACCATTATCAAGTCCATCACCATTTGTAAATACAAGAAGGGAGATGGGTTGATTGAGGGGACAGATTGTTCGGTGTGTCTGAACGAGTTTCAAGAAGACGAGCGGCTGAAGCTTCTACCCAAGTGTAGCCATGCTTTCCACCTCCACTGCATCGATACATGGTTGAAATCTCACTCGAATTGCCCTCTGTGTCGTGCGAGTATTGTCTCTACCAGTCCTCCGCCGCCTCAATTTCCACCGCCGGTGCCAGAAAGCCTTCCCGATAATGGGCCTCTGACAGAAAGCCGGCACAGCAATGACATGGTTGTGGCTGTCGAAGATTTACATAGGGGTGGAGAAGAGCTTAGCTTGTCAGAAGGTGCAATCTCAAAGACCCCTCTCCGAGCTCTCAGCGATTTGGGATGCTTGGAAAAGAGAGACGCCATaattgagattggagatgaggaAATTCTACAGATTAGGAGATCATTTTCAATGGACTCACTGAATCAAGGTCACGTTTCCATCGGTGACCTGTTACGCACAAACGCGGAGGACGGTTTTCAGGCAAAGGATCCGCCATTTCCCGCTCATCTCCGACAGTTGAAACGGTTATGGGGAGAACACATCAAGTTTAATTATAGAAGAAGGGTGTTGCATTCAGTCATGACTCCCCTTGCAATGAAAAGATCCTACTCAAGTGGGAGGCTTTTGTTCAATTGGCATGGAAGAGGAAGGGTTGCAGCCATTCCCATATGA
- the LOC131248037 gene encoding transcription factor bHLH71-like yields the protein MALASTNLPGFIVHNAIPSSEHYYHHQGHGSFLIENNVSDGTHHPHLDGLGWSDFHGYLGHSNSIMSVHLGSSESMDGRPNMSVQGTKKRRRRPKICKDKEEAETQRMAHIFIERNRRKLMNEHLAVLRSMMPDYYLQRGDQASIVGGAINFVKELEQLLQSLEAQKRILQRQRGRKEVSHNNNNDSDSNNDYHPKPPFEEFSKYPQYSRSQLPGDQQLENGSAVADIEVTMINACANLRILSKRRPKQFTKIIIGFQALHLTILHLNVTTVDPFIFYSISAKVEEGCHLKSVDDIAGAVHHMLTIVEEEDTVC from the exons ATGGCACTTGCTTCTACCAACCTCCCCGGCTTCATAGTCCATAATGCAATACCGTCCAGTGAACATTACTACCATCATCAGGGCCATGGAAGCTTCTTGATCGAGAACAACGTCAGCGATGGGACCCATCACCCGCATCTCGACGGTTTGGGCTGGTCGGATTTTCACGGTTACTTGGGTCATTCTAATTCAATCATGTCGGTGCATTTAGGATCATCTGAATCGATGGATGGGAGGCCGAATATGTCTGTGCAGGGAacaaagaagaggagaagaaggcCGAAGATTTGTAAGGACAAGGAAGAAGCAGAGACACAAAGGATGGCACACATTTTCATTGAGCGGAACCGCCGGAAACTGATGAACGAGCACCTTGCCGTGTTGCGGTCCATGATGCCGGATTATTATCTACAGAGG GGCGACCAAGCTTCCATTGTTGGAGGTGCCATCAATTTTGTGAAGGAACTCGAGCAACTCCTCCAATCACTCGAAGCTCAAAAACGAATACTACAACGACAAAGAGGCCGGAAAGAAGTAtcacacaacaacaacaatgaCAGCGACAGCAACAACGATTATCATCCTAAGCCTCCATTTGAGGAATTCTCTAAATACCCTCAGTACTCACGGTCTCAACTCCCTGGTGATCAACAATTAGAGAATGGATCCGCTGTGGCCGATATAGAGGTCACGATGATCAACGCCTGTGCAAATCTTAGAATCCTTTCTAAGAGGAGGCCCAAACAGTTTACGAAGATTATCATTGGATTTCAAGCCCTCCATCTTACCATCCTTCACCTTAATGTCACCACCGTAGATCCGTTCATCTTCTACTCAATCAGTGCAAAG GTGGAGGAAGGGTGCCACCTGAAATCGGTAGATGACATAGCGGGTGCAGTTCACCACATGCTCACAATAGTAGAAGAGGAAGACACTGTATGCTGA
- the LOC131248038 gene encoding cytochrome P450 71A9-like yields MSHMIEVIRRSSSLGPINMSEVLLSLTNSIICTAAFGSKYGGSGDGNTRFQGILGESHEIIIGFGIADFFPSLEWINRVTGFEDKLDKVFHALDSFFEDVIEEHLNPGRPKPEHEDFIDVMLRVQKDVSQAISLTRDHIKAVIMDMFLAGTDTTFATLVWAMTELIRNPRVMKKAREEVWRIVGEKKTVEDEDLHQLNYLKLVLKEVLRLHPPVPLLVPRECNEKCNINGYDVPLKTRLFVNVWAIMRDPQFWENPDEFWPERFTDQQFDFTGQNFQYIPFGSGRRRCPGSFFGMATVELALASLLHSFEWELPAGMRKEDVDMSEALGLALHKKVALRLVASPRVWRKT; encoded by the exons ATGAGCCACATGATCGAAGTGATCAGACGGTCTTCTTCTCTGGGACCCATCAATATGAGTGAGGTGCTGCTCTCCCTCACAAATAGCATTATTTGCACGGCTGCCTTTGGTTCTAAGTATGGTGGATCTGGAGACGGAAACACTAGGTTTCAGGGTATATTGGGGGAATCGCATGAGATAATTATCGGATTTGGCATAGCCGATTTCTTCCCGTCACTTGAATGGATCAATCGAGTTACTGGATTCGAAGATAAGCTCGATAAGGTCTTCCATGCCTTGGATTCTTTCTTCGAAGATGTTATCGAAGAACACCTCAATCCGGGAAGGCCTAAGCCCGAGCACGAAGACTTCATTGACGTCATGCTTCGTGTTCAGAAGGACGTTAGCCAGGCGATCTCTCTTACCAGAGATCATATTAAGGCAGTTATCATG GACATGTTTCTTGCTGGAACCGATACCACTTTCGCTACACTTGTATGGGCCATGACAGAACTCATTAGGAACCCTAGAGTGATGAAGAAAGCCCGGGAAGAAGTTTGGAGGATTGTAGGAGAGAAGAAGACCGTAGAAGACGAGGATCTCCATCAACTAAACTACTTGAAACTAGTATTGAAGGAAGTCCTAAGGCTTCACCCGCCAGTTCCATTACTAGTGCCACGCGAATGCAATGAAAAATGCAATATCAACGGCTACGATGTCCCTCTGAAGACTAGGCTCTTCGTGAATGTGTGGGCCATCATGAGGGACCCACAATTCTGGGAGAACCCAGATGAATTCTGGCCAGAGCGGTTCACGGATCAGCAGTTTGACTTCACAGGACAGAATTTCCAGTACATACCATTCGGCTCAGGCCGGCGGCGTTGTCCGGGGAGTTTCTTTGGCATGGCGACCGTTGAGCTGGCACTGGCGAGTCTGTTGCACTCTTTTGAATGGGAATTACCGGCTGGGATGAGGAAGGAGGATGTGGACATGAGTGAAGCACTTGGGCTTGCCCTGCATAAGAAAGTCGCTCTACGGCTTGTTGCTAGCCCTAGAGTATGGAGAAAAACTTAG